One window of Bacillus alkalicellulosilyticus genomic DNA carries:
- a CDS encoding YceI family protein codes for MTTFKLDKVHSGVNFSVKHMMVSKAKGEFQDFDVNVVGDINNPEGLQVTVNVDPASINTNNDDRDGHLRSGDFFDVENYNTIKIESTSIKKVSDDEFEMTADVTIKGVTNSETFAIEFNGTSKNPMDGSTVAGFDVEGKLNREKYGLTWNAALETGGVLVGKDVKLSANFEFVVE; via the coding sequence ATGACAACATTCAAATTAGACAAAGTACACAGTGGGGTAAATTTTTCAGTAAAACATATGATGGTTTCTAAAGCAAAAGGTGAATTCCAAGACTTCGATGTAAACGTGGTAGGAGACATCAATAATCCAGAAGGGCTTCAAGTAACAGTAAATGTTGACCCAGCTTCCATTAACACAAATAACGATGACAGAGATGGGCATTTACGTTCAGGGGACTTTTTTGATGTAGAGAACTATAACACAATTAAAATCGAAAGCACATCAATTAAAAAAGTATCTGATGATGAGTTTGAAATGACAGCTGATGTTACAATTAAAGGTGTAACGAACTCTGAAACATTCGCGATTGAATTTAACGGCACATCCAAAAATCCTATGGATGGAAGCACAGTTGCTGGATTTGATGTAGAAGGAAAACTAAACCGTGAGAAATACGGCTTAACTTGGAACGCTGCTCTTGAAACAGGTGGCGTATTAGTTGGGAAAGATGTTAAATTAAGTGCAAACTTTGAATTTGTAGTAGAATAA
- a CDS encoding DEAD/DEAH box helicase codes for MKQDGFKSFSLNDGILRALEQLKYDRPTEVQEKVIPIVLTKKDVVVKSKTGSGKTAAFGIPLCQLCEWDENRPQALVLTPTRELAVQVKEDILNIGRFKRMKAIAIFGKQSFERQKIELKQKNHIVVGTPGRILDHIQKGTLVFDKIKYLVIDEADDMLNMGFIDQVEAIINELPRERVTMLFSATLPEDIEKLSKKYMSNHEAIEIQTSKTTVGKIEHVLLEVNEANKFNLLLDVTIVENPDSCIIFCGTQEEVDNLYRKLKKANYPCEKIHGGMKQEDRFSVMNDFRKGQFRYLIATNVAARGIDIADISHVINYDFPYEKESYVHRTGRTGRAGKNGKAITFLTPSDEKYLKETEQLLGYTIPRGTPPPHDEVIRAKDAFEKKRIKRPPLKNDKKDQVNEGIMKLYFNGGKKKKLRAVDFVGTLSKLPGVTADDIGIITIQENSTFVDILNGKGIHVLEKMKTTTIKGKQLKVYQAKE; via the coding sequence ATGAAACAAGATGGGTTTAAAAGCTTTTCATTAAACGATGGTATACTACGGGCATTAGAACAGTTAAAGTACGATCGTCCAACTGAAGTCCAAGAAAAAGTCATTCCAATTGTGTTAACTAAGAAAGATGTAGTCGTTAAATCAAAAACTGGAAGTGGTAAAACGGCCGCATTCGGGATTCCGTTATGTCAACTTTGCGAGTGGGATGAAAATAGACCACAAGCGTTGGTGTTAACACCTACAAGGGAATTAGCGGTTCAAGTCAAAGAAGACATTTTAAATATCGGTAGATTTAAACGTATGAAAGCAATTGCTATCTTTGGTAAACAATCGTTTGAACGACAAAAAATTGAACTAAAACAGAAAAATCACATCGTCGTTGGTACCCCTGGTCGGATACTAGACCATATCCAAAAAGGTACATTAGTTTTTGATAAGATTAAATATCTTGTCATTGATGAAGCGGATGATATGCTAAACATGGGATTTATTGACCAAGTAGAAGCAATTATTAACGAACTTCCACGTGAACGGGTGACGATGCTTTTTTCAGCTACCCTTCCGGAAGACATTGAGAAGTTAAGTAAAAAATACATGAGCAACCATGAGGCAATTGAGATTCAAACATCAAAAACAACTGTTGGTAAAATTGAGCATGTTCTTCTTGAGGTTAACGAGGCTAATAAATTTAATTTGTTACTTGATGTTACGATTGTGGAGAATCCTGATAGCTGTATCATTTTTTGTGGGACACAAGAAGAAGTTGATAATCTTTATCGAAAATTAAAAAAAGCGAACTATCCATGCGAGAAAATACATGGTGGCATGAAACAGGAAGACCGATTTTCAGTTATGAATGATTTTCGAAAAGGACAATTTCGTTATTTAATTGCTACCAATGTTGCTGCAAGGGGGATTGATATTGCAGATATTTCACATGTCATAAATTATGATTTCCCATATGAAAAAGAAAGCTATGTTCATCGCACAGGAAGAACGGGACGAGCAGGTAAAAACGGAAAAGCAATTACTTTTTTAACTCCGAGTGATGAAAAATATCTAAAGGAAACCGAACAATTACTTGGATATACTATACCTAGGGGAACACCACCGCCTCATGACGAGGTCATAAGGGCAAAGGATGCTTTTGAAAAAAAACGTATAAAACGGCCACCGTTAAAAAATGATAAAAAGGACCAGGTTAATGAGGGAATTATGAAGCTTTATTTTAATGGTGGTAAGAAGAAGAAATTAAGAGCAGTTGATTTTGTTGGTACTCTTTCAAAGCTACCAGGGGTAACCGCAGATGACATTGGCATCATTACGATACAAGAGAACAGTACTTTTGTTGATATTCTAAATGGCAAAGGCATACATGTTCTAGAAAAAATGAAAACAACTACAATTAAAGGAAAACAACTGAAAGTATATCAAGCGAAAGAGTAA
- a CDS encoding fatty acid desaturase codes for MSVPKIKQLKKEVAPFEQSNMKKSIMQMVNTLGPLFALWYIGYLSLSVSYWLTFPILVVASGFLVRSFIIMHDCTHSSFFKSKRANDIVGTLIGVLTLVPYQQWKQTHSIHHATSSNLDKRGVGDMWILTVKEYDEASVWKKIGYRFYRNPFVMFGLGPIGVFLIEYRFNRRAARRPERINTYITNILIVALYASLCWAIGWQAFLLIQGPIAFMSALFGIWLFYVQHQFEDSYFENEEEWNYVQAAVEGSSYYKLPKLLQWLSGNIGFHHVHHLSPRVPNYNLEEAHNSTPPLQKATTITLRTSIKSLRFKLWDEHGKRFVTFKDVKASLQRAEGEKVPDLLRKVN; via the coding sequence ATGTCAGTACCTAAAATTAAGCAATTAAAAAAAGAAGTTGCTCCATTCGAGCAATCTAACATGAAAAAAAGTATAATGCAAATGGTGAACACATTAGGTCCGTTATTTGCTTTATGGTATATCGGATACCTTAGCCTTTCTGTTTCATATTGGTTGACATTTCCTATATTAGTAGTCGCATCTGGTTTTCTCGTACGCTCATTTATTATCATGCATGATTGCACACATTCATCATTCTTTAAGAGCAAAAGAGCAAACGACATTGTCGGCACGCTTATCGGTGTATTAACATTAGTACCTTATCAACAATGGAAGCAAACGCATTCTATTCACCATGCGACAAGTAGTAATCTTGATAAACGTGGTGTAGGTGATATGTGGATATTAACAGTTAAAGAATATGATGAAGCATCTGTTTGGAAAAAAATCGGGTACCGCTTTTATCGTAATCCTTTTGTAATGTTTGGTCTTGGTCCAATTGGTGTATTTTTAATTGAATATCGTTTTAATCGAAGAGCAGCAAGACGTCCAGAAAGAATAAATACGTATATTACAAATATTTTAATTGTTGCTCTGTATGCTTCGTTATGTTGGGCAATCGGTTGGCAAGCATTCCTATTAATTCAAGGGCCAATTGCATTTATGTCAGCTTTATTTGGAATTTGGTTATTTTATGTACAGCATCAATTTGAGGATTCTTATTTTGAAAATGAAGAGGAATGGAACTATGTGCAAGCGGCAGTTGAAGGAAGTTCTTATTATAAACTACCGAAATTGTTACAATGGTTATCTGGTAATATCGGATTCCATCATGTTCATCACCTAAGTCCAAGAGTTCCTAATTATAATTTAGAAGAAGCTCATAATTCGACACCACCATTACAAAAAGCAACAACAATTACATTACGCACAAGTATTAAATCACTTCGCTTTAAGCTTTGGGATGAGCATGGAAAAAGGTTTGTTACGTTTAAAGATGTGAAAGCATCATTACAACGAGCTGAAGGTGAAAAAGTTCCAGATTTATTACGAAAAGTAAACTAA